The following proteins come from a genomic window of Mariniflexile sp. TRM1-10:
- a CDS encoding protein-L-isoaspartate(D-aspartate) O-methyltransferase, with translation MKDTFKHKGLRQQLVNVLKNKGIKNEAVLGAIGKVPRHLFMDSGFLDYAYKDMAFPIAADQTISQPYTVAFQTELLQVKKEDKILEIGTGSGYQTAVLCELGAKVYSIERQQELFKKTSNFLPKLGYRAKKLIFGDGYKGLKEEAPFDSIIVTAGAPFVPNPLLSQLKIGGRLVIPVGGDVQIMTLFIRKDTKEFEQHEFGEFRFVPLLEDKN, from the coding sequence TTGAAAGACACTTTTAAACATAAAGGACTACGACAACAACTAGTTAATGTATTAAAAAACAAAGGAATAAAAAACGAAGCCGTATTAGGAGCTATTGGCAAAGTACCAAGGCATTTGTTTATGGATTCGGGTTTTTTAGATTATGCTTATAAGGATATGGCTTTCCCTATTGCTGCAGACCAAACCATTTCGCAGCCTTATACCGTGGCATTTCAAACCGAATTGTTACAAGTAAAAAAAGAAGATAAAATTCTGGAAATTGGTACAGGAAGCGGTTACCAAACGGCCGTTTTATGCGAACTGGGTGCTAAAGTCTATAGTATAGAACGCCAACAAGAACTGTTTAAAAAAACTAGTAATTTTTTACCAAAATTGGGCTATCGTGCCAAGAAACTTATTTTTGGTGATGGCTATAAAGGACTAAAAGAAGAAGCCCCTTTTGATAGTATTATTGTGACTGCCGGTGCGCCTTTTGTGCCCAATCCATTATTGAGCCAATTAAAAATAGGGGGCAGGTTGGTGATTCCTGTGGGTGGCGATGTGCAAATCATGACTCTTTTTATTAGAAAAGACACCAAAGAATTTGAACAACACGAGTTTGGAGAATTTAGGTTTGTGCCTTTGTTGGAGGATAAGAATTAG
- the smpB gene encoding SsrA-binding protein SmpB encodes MQKNINIQNKKARFLYEILDKYTAGIVLTGTEIKSIRSSKASIAESFCEFNEKGELFVINATIEEYAFGNYYNHRPKAERKLLLNKRELKKLQKEVQSSGLTIIPLRLFINEKGYAKMEIALAKGKKLYDKRETMKDRDNKRDLDRIKKNFK; translated from the coding sequence ATGCAAAAAAACATAAACATACAAAATAAAAAAGCACGCTTTCTATATGAAATTTTAGATAAGTACACCGCTGGTATTGTGCTAACGGGTACCGAAATAAAATCGATTAGAAGCAGTAAAGCTTCTATTGCTGAAAGTTTTTGTGAGTTTAACGAAAAAGGCGAGCTTTTTGTAATTAATGCTACTATTGAAGAATATGCCTTTGGGAATTATTACAACCACCGCCCTAAAGCGGAACGAAAATTGCTTTTAAACAAACGGGAACTTAAAAAATTGCAAAAAGAAGTTCAAAGTTCGGGACTTACCATTATCCCGTTACGCTTGTTTATTAACGAAAAAGGCTATGCTAAAATGGAGATTGCCTTAGCAAAAGGCAAGAAACTTTATGATAAACGCGAAACGATGAAAGACCGCGATAATAAACGCGATTTGGATCGTATAAAGAAAAATTTCAAATAA
- a CDS encoding YggS family pyridoxal phosphate-dependent enzyme has protein sequence MHIQDNLNHIKSILPKYVTLVAVSKTKPVSDLMEAYNAGQRIFGENKIQEMVEKHEVMPKDIDWHMIGHVQSNKVKYMASFVKLIHGVDNFKLLEEINKQAKKHNRIIDCLLQIKIASEDSKFGMTALEATDILKSDSFSKLKNIQVTGVMGMATFTDDENQIKKEFTLLKTTFDALKYHESFNFKPETISMGMSGDYALAIDCGSTMIRVGSSIFGERNY, from the coding sequence ATGCATATACAAGACAACCTTAATCATATAAAATCCATTTTACCAAAATACGTTACTTTAGTCGCTGTTTCAAAAACCAAACCTGTGAGCGATTTAATGGAAGCCTATAATGCGGGTCAGCGTATTTTTGGTGAAAATAAAATCCAGGAAATGGTTGAAAAACATGAAGTCATGCCAAAAGATATTGACTGGCACATGATTGGGCATGTACAGAGCAATAAAGTAAAGTACATGGCTTCGTTTGTCAAGTTAATTCATGGAGTGGATAATTTTAAATTGTTGGAAGAAATAAACAAACAGGCCAAAAAACACAATCGAATTATTGATTGTTTGCTTCAAATTAAAATAGCTTCAGAAGATTCTAAATTCGGAATGACGGCTTTGGAAGCTACCGACATATTAAAATCTGATTCATTTTCAAAATTAAAAAACATACAAGTTACTGGTGTTATGGGAATGGCAACGTTTACCGATGATGAAAATCAAATTAAAAAAGAATTCACATTGTTAAAAACCACTTTTGATGCTTTAAAATATCATGAATCTTTTAACTTTAAACCTGAAACCATTAGTATGGGAATGAGTGGCGATTATGCCTTGGCTATTGATTGTGGAAGTACCATGATTCGCGTTGGAAGTAGTATATTTGGAGAACGGAATTATTAG
- a CDS encoding Gfo/Idh/MocA family protein, whose protein sequence is MLKAGVLGAGHLGKIHLRLLKQSDKYELVGFYDADETNGKKVEAEFGYKFFNSIDALIDAVDMVDIVTPTLSHYDCAKKAISKGKHIFIEKPITNTVEEAEHIRELLAENNLRGQVGHVERFNPAYLAVKNDIKSPMFIETHRLAEFNPRGTDVPVVLDLMIHDIDIILSVVKSKIKNISASGVAVISSSPDIANARIEFENGCVANLTASRISLKKMRKARFFQKDAYISVDFLDKKCEVVKMKDAPENPGDFDMVLQNAEGEKKQIYFDNPHVANNNSILDELEAFADAINTNSSPVVTLHDGTEALRVATQIINCF, encoded by the coding sequence ATGCTAAAAGCTGGAGTACTTGGTGCCGGCCACCTTGGAAAAATTCATTTAAGACTTCTTAAACAATCTGATAAATATGAGCTTGTTGGTTTTTATGATGCCGATGAAACCAATGGTAAAAAAGTAGAAGCTGAATTTGGGTATAAATTTTTCAATTCTATTGATGCACTTATTGATGCCGTAGATATGGTGGATATTGTAACGCCCACGCTATCGCATTACGATTGTGCTAAAAAAGCCATCTCGAAAGGAAAGCATATTTTTATTGAAAAGCCTATTACGAACACCGTTGAAGAAGCTGAACATATCAGAGAACTTCTTGCCGAAAATAACCTTAGAGGGCAAGTGGGCCATGTAGAACGGTTCAACCCAGCATATTTAGCAGTAAAGAATGACATCAAATCACCTATGTTTATTGAAACACATCGTTTGGCAGAGTTTAACCCACGTGGTACCGATGTGCCTGTGGTGTTGGATTTAATGATTCATGATATCGATATTATTTTAAGCGTTGTAAAATCGAAAATAAAAAACATTAGTGCCAGTGGTGTGGCGGTAATTAGTAGCTCACCCGATATTGCCAATGCACGTATTGAATTTGAAAATGGTTGTGTAGCGAACTTAACTGCTAGCAGAATTTCGCTTAAAAAAATGCGGAAAGCCCGTTTTTTTCAAAAAGATGCCTATATATCGGTTGACTTTTTAGATAAAAAATGTGAAGTGGTTAAAATGAAAGATGCCCCAGAAAACCCGGGTGATTTTGATATGGTGCTTCAAAATGCTGAAGGCGAGAAAAAACAAATTTATTTTGATAACCCCCATGTAGCAAACAACAACTCCATTCTTGATGAATTGGAGGCTTTTGCCGATGCTATTAATACAAACTCATCACCTGTGGTCACACTTCATGATGGTACGGAGGCTTTGCGTGTTGCTACTCAAATTATTAATTGTTTTTAA
- a CDS encoding 3-hydroxybutyryl-CoA dehydrogenase — protein MKNIAVIGAGTMGNGIAHTFAQSGFEVNLIDISETSLKNGMATITRNLDRMVAKETITEIQKEDTLKNISAFTSISEGVKNVSLVVEAATENVDLKLNIFKQLDETCAKDCILATNTSSISITHIAAVTSRPDKVIGMHFMNPVPIMQLVEIIRGYNTSDAVTNTIMDLSKTLGKTPVEVNDYPGFVANRILMPMINESIETLYNGVAGVHEIDTVMKLGMAHPMGPLQLADFIGLDVCLSILHVMYDGFKNPKYAPCPLLVNMVRAGKLGIKSGEGFYDYSESKKAEKISRQFLK, from the coding sequence ATGAAAAATATAGCAGTAATTGGTGCGGGTACTATGGGAAATGGTATTGCACATACCTTTGCTCAAAGTGGATTTGAGGTTAACCTAATTGACATAAGCGAAACGTCACTTAAAAATGGTATGGCTACCATCACTCGAAATCTGGATAGAATGGTTGCGAAAGAAACCATCACGGAGATTCAAAAAGAAGACACCCTTAAAAACATTAGCGCCTTTACTAGTATTTCTGAAGGTGTTAAAAATGTGAGTTTGGTAGTTGAAGCGGCAACCGAAAATGTGGATTTAAAACTGAATATTTTCAAACAACTGGATGAGACTTGTGCTAAAGACTGCATTTTAGCTACAAACACCTCCTCTATTTCAATAACACATATAGCAGCGGTTACCTCAAGACCAGATAAGGTCATTGGAATGCATTTTATGAATCCGGTACCTATTATGCAATTGGTTGAAATTATCCGCGGATACAATACCAGTGATGCTGTAACGAATACCATTATGGATTTATCCAAAACACTCGGTAAAACACCTGTTGAAGTGAACGATTACCCTGGGTTTGTTGCCAACCGCATTTTAATGCCCATGATTAACGAATCCATTGAAACCTTATATAATGGCGTTGCCGGTGTGCATGAAATTGATACCGTTATGAAATTAGGCATGGCACACCCCATGGGACCATTACAATTAGCCGATTTTATTGGTTTAGACGTTTGTTTATCCATACTGCATGTGATGTACGACGGCTTCAAAAACCCCAAATATGCTCCATGCCCATTATTGGTAAATATGGTTCGTGCTGGTAAATTAGGCATAAAATCCGGTGAAGGTTTTTATGATTATTCCGAAAGCAAAAAAGCAGAAAAAATTTCTAGACAGTTTTTGAAATAA
- a CDS encoding DUF1015 domain-containing protein yields the protein MAKIIPFKAVRPVRDKVGLVASRSYQSYSKAELKARLEYNPFSFLHIVNPGYKYDKNIRGKERFNLVKNRYLEFKEDAIFIQDETPCYYIYKIVNRDGNSFSGIIAAASTEDYKNDVIKKHEDTIEYRENIFKDYLKTVGFNAEPVLLTYPDNTTIKTVISEVQKERAEYEFTTHFRDTHYLWLLKDAKLIDKIKHEFEKINTIYIADGHHRSASSCLLSEDLKSENNQHTGTEAYNYFMSYLIPESELKIYEFNRLVKDLNGLTKEAFLIQLDAIFRIEKRGKELYKPTQKHHFSMYLDGDFYSLFLRKTNHQFNTALDALDTQILHKTVLEPILGITNVRNNTRISYSHGQNDLVTIKSKVDSGEFAVGFGLVPITIGELKAIADNHLTMPPKSTFIEPKLRSGITIYEF from the coding sequence ATGGCAAAAATAATTCCTTTTAAAGCAGTAAGACCTGTCCGAGATAAAGTTGGACTTGTAGCATCACGCTCGTACCAAAGCTATTCAAAAGCGGAACTAAAAGCACGATTGGAATACAATCCATTTTCATTCTTACATATTGTAAATCCGGGTTATAAATACGATAAAAACATTCGTGGAAAAGAACGCTTTAATTTGGTAAAAAACCGCTATTTAGAGTTTAAAGAGGATGCCATTTTTATTCAAGATGAAACTCCTTGTTATTATATTTATAAAATTGTTAATCGTGATGGTAATTCCTTTTCTGGCATTATTGCCGCCGCAAGTACCGAAGATTACAAAAACGATGTTATAAAAAAACACGAAGACACCATTGAGTATCGTGAAAACATTTTTAAAGATTATTTAAAAACCGTTGGTTTTAATGCAGAACCGGTACTCCTTACCTATCCCGATAATACAACTATTAAAACTGTCATTTCTGAAGTGCAAAAAGAACGTGCCGAGTATGAGTTTACAACACATTTTAGAGACACCCATTACTTATGGCTACTTAAAGACGCTAAATTAATTGATAAAATAAAGCATGAGTTTGAAAAGATAAACACCATTTATATTGCCGATGGCCACCACCGTTCGGCCTCTTCCTGCTTACTTTCTGAAGATTTAAAATCTGAAAACAACCAACACACTGGAACCGAAGCTTATAATTATTTTATGAGTTATTTAATTCCAGAATCTGAATTGAAAATTTATGAATTTAACCGACTGGTAAAAGACTTAAATGGCTTAACAAAGGAGGCCTTTTTAATTCAACTCGATGCCATATTTCGTATTGAAAAACGAGGCAAAGAATTATACAAACCTACTCAAAAACATCATTTTAGCATGTACTTGGATGGTGATTTTTATTCGTTGTTTTTACGGAAAACCAATCACCAATTCAACACAGCTCTAGATGCTTTAGATACTCAAATTTTACACAAAACTGTTTTAGAACCTATTTTAGGCATTACCAATGTGCGTAATAATACCCGTATAAGTTATTCACATGGTCAAAACGATTTAGTAACTATAAAAAGCAAAGTCGATTCCGGTGAATTTGCTGTTGGTTTTGGTTTAGTGCCCATTACGATCGGTGAACTAAAAGCCATTGCCGACAACCACCTAACCATGCCGCCAAAAAGCACGTTTATAGAACCAAAATTACGTAGTGGGATTACTATTTATGAATTCTAA